DNA from Pseudophryne corroboree isolate aPseCor3 chromosome 7, aPseCor3.hap2, whole genome shotgun sequence:
TGCTGTTCCGGAACAGCACATCATTGCATTAAATTGAATTCCCTGCAGAGAAATGTGGACATGGTTCTAGCTATAATTGTATTAAATGTTCCTCTCCTCTACCCATCACTCTCTCCGTACTCCTTCTGAATATTCAACTCCTGTTCCGCTAACTTTTTCTTCTCATCCACCATGTTTCTCACGTTGTCTCTCTTTGTATAAAGTCCATTTTATTCACCGTTTTTAAATGTCTGTGTAAATAAATGTTGCAAGTTGATATGTTAAATGAAGTTTTATTTAGAAATATACATGTGTATTGCACCCTACATTTGAAAAATAAGTATCCTATGCGAGACGTGTGGCTAGCACTCTATATATTATTTGTTTTAAGTaaatattttgccaattttgggtatttttcacatttcaaaaataaaGAACAGAATTCATAGTTGTGGGAAACGCAGCCGTCTGGTCTTAGCCGACGCCGTGCCTGAAATTCTGCTTGTTTTTATCATATCACACCAAACATAAAGTAATAAACTATTTTCTAGCATTCCGTGTGCCGTTTATTGATGCGGTCATGTTACCAGGGTGGTAAATAATCCCGGTCTTCGCCCTCCTGTTGGGGTGAAGGGGGCGGAGGGTTGAGTGTCTTTTAAGCACCAGCTCAGGTCTTTAGTCCAGTTTAGAGAGGATATCTTATCTGAAGCCCCAAACGGGGATCAGGTTACGGGTTTCTCTCTCGTAtatatccgggatgagtcctaaaGGAGATGGCACCAACCTCACGGTGTTTTTGCCAAAGAGCTTTTTCTCGTACTGGATCAGCTGCTGCCAAAATCCGGCATTCGGCCGTACCACCGGCCTCCTGGTTTTGACCCACTGGTGGGCATCCAGCAGAGAGAGGCGATGATACTTCATCAGGTAAGCGATGCAGAGGGTGGCGGAACGGCTTACTCCCGCCACACAGTGGACCAGCGTCCTACCGTTCCTCTTTCCGTTCTGGTGGATGCGGTCTGCCACAGAGTCAAAGTACAGTGCCAGGGGTGCATGGGGTAGGTCTGGCACAGGCACCTTGACGTAGTCTACATCCGGCCAGTTGGAGTTGGGGATCTCCAGGGTGGCGTTCACAATGCAGGTGACGTTGCGGGCATACACCAGCTGCCGACTGCCTGCAGCGTTACCGCTGGAGAGGTACAGACAGGGGCTAATCTGGGCGATGCTCCCTAGGCCGGACAGTCCAGTACTGGAAGAAGTTCCACCTACAGCGGTCTGTTTGGTAGAAATAGCCGGGGGCGGTGGAGTGCGTCTCAGGAGCCGGTGGCTACGGAAATTCATGGTGGGGAGCAGCAGGGGCATATAGAGGAGATCTCTGCCGTTAGGAGGGCCGGAAACAAATGGGCTTCCTGGCAATCTGATGGCCTTCAGTTCCTTTCAATTTCCGCAATCTGGGCTTGGAGAGAAAACAATGAATTATTGACATTATAAACACTAGTGTCCACGTTATCGCCAATAGAATTGTCAGTTCTTGGATATACGTCTCTGAAACCCTTGGTTTGAGTCGGCTATTGGCATATATTAGCTATTGGGGAATGctaaaactggcagggcatgctgggatgtgtagttctgagACAGGTCAGCCAGACCTGTTCTACAGTCCTGTAGGGCAGCCACCCACTGAATGGAGTACCGCACCATAATAACCGTGAACCGTTGTTACTGCACCCTGTATTTGGGGTCTTGCTAACAGAAGCCTTTCTGAGAGGTGGAAGCACAGGATAAGGGTCATTTTATAAGCTATGTATAATCTCACACACACTATAATATAGTAGTGTCTTTATTGAAATACATGTGTATGCATATACATTACATATCACAGTGTAGTAGTGTGTCACAGTGCCATGGTGTAATGGTGGTGAGTACGGGAGCAGGGCAGTGTCACGGTGTTGAGTGTACTGGAGTAGGTCAGGGTGTTGTGGTGAGTGTACTGGAGTAGGGCAGTGTCACGGTGTAGTGGTGGTGAGTGCGGGAGCTGGGCATTGTCACGGTGTAGGGGTGGTGAGTGTAGAGGAGCAGGGCAGTGTCACGGTGTAGTGGTGGTGAGTGCGGGAGCAGGGCAGTGTCACGGTGTTGTGAGTGTACTGGAGTAGGTCAGGGTGTTGTGGTGAGTGTACTGGAGTAGGGCATTGTCACAGTGTGGTGGTGAGTGTGGGAGCAGGGCAGTGTCATGGTGTAGTAGCGTGTATACAGGAGCAGGACAGTGTACGAGTGGCGAGTTCGGGAGCTGGGCAGTTCACTGTGTAGTGGTGGTGAGTGTTAAGGAGCAGGGCAGTGTCATCGTGTAGTGGCAGTGAGTGCGGGAGTTGTACAGTGTAGTAGTGGTGAGTGCGGGAGTTGTGCAGTGTCACAGTGTAGTAGTGGTGAGTGCGGGAGCTGGGCAGTGTCACGGTGTAGTGGTGGTGAGTACGGGAGCAGGGCAGTGTCACGGTGTTGTGAGTGTACTGGAGTAGGTCAGGGTGTTGTGAGTGTACTGGAGCTGGGCAGTGTCACTGTGTAGGGGTGGTGAGTATGAGCTGGGCAGTGTCACGCTGTAGTAGCGTGTGTATGggagcagggcagtgtcacagtgtaGTAGTGGTGAGTGCGGGAGCTGGGCAGTGACACAGTGTAATAGCGTGTGTACGGGAACAGGGCAGTGTCACGGTGTAGTGGTGAGTATGGGAGCTGGGCATTGTCACGGTGTAGTGGTGGTGAGTGTAGAGGAGCAGGGCAGTGTCACGGTGTATTGGTGGTGAGTGTGGGAGCTGGGCAGTGTCACGGTGTAGTGGTGGTGAATGTAGAGGAGCAGGGCAGTGTCACGGTGTATTGGTGGTGAGTGTGGGAGCTGGGCAGTGTCACGGTGTAGAGGAGCAGGGCAGTGTCACGGTGTATTGGTGGTGAGTGGGAGCTGGGCAGTGTCACTGTGTAGTAGCGTGTGTATGGGAGCTGGGCAGTGTCACGGTGTAGTGGTGGTGAGTGCGGGAGCTGGGCAGTGTCACGGTGTAGTGGTGGTGAGTACGGGAGCAGGGCAGTGTCACGGTGTAGCAGCGTGTGTACGGCAGCAGGGCAGTGTCACGGTGTAGTAGCGTGTGTATGggagcagggcagtgtcacagtgtaGTAGTGGTGAGTGCGGGAGCTGGGCAGTGACAGTGTAATAGCGTGTGTACGGGAACAGGGCAGTGTCACGGTGTAGTGGAGTATGGGAGCTGGGCAGTGTCACGGTGTAGTGGTGGTGAGTGTAGAGGAGCAGGGCAGTGTCACGGTGTATTGGTGGTGAGTGTGGGAGCTGGGCAGTGTCACGGTGTAGTACTGGTGAGTGCGGGAGCTGGGCAATGTCACGGTGTAGTGGTGGTAAGTGTAGAGGACCAGGACAGTGTCATGGTGTAGTGGCACCGAGTACGGGAGCAGGGCAGTGTCACGGTTTTGAGAGTGTACTTtagtatggcagtgtcactggtgtTCTGGTGCCTGTACTGGAGTAGGGCTGTGTCACGGTGTAGTGGTGCCGAGTGCGGGAGCTGGGCAGTTTCACGGTGTAGTGGTGCTGAGTGCGGGAGCTGGGCAGTGTAGGGGTGCTGAGTGCGGGAGCTGGGCAGTGTCACAGTGTAATAGCGTATGTACGGGAGCTGGGCATTGTCACGGTGTAGTGGTGGGGAGTACGGGAGCTGGGCATTGTCACGGTGTAGTGGTGGTGAGTGTAGAGGAGCAGGGCAGTGTCACGGTGTGGTGGTGAGTGTGGAAGCAGGGCagtgtcacggtgtagtagtgtgtgtacgGGAGCAGGGCGGTGTCACGGTGTAGTAGCGTGTATACAGGAGCAGGGCAGTGTCAGTGTACGAGTGGTGAGTGTGGGAGCTGACAGTGTAGTGGTGGCGAGTACGGGAGCTGGGCAGTGTCACTGTGTAGTGGTGGTGAGTGTAAAGGAGCAGGGCAGTGTCATCGTGTAGTGGCGGTGAGTGCGGGAGCAGGGCAGTGTCACGGTGTAGTGATAGTGAGTATGGGAGCTGGGCagtgtcacggtgtagtagtgtgtgtacgGGAGCTGGGCAGTGCCACGGTGTAGTGGTGGTGAGCGTGGGAGCTGAGCAGTGTCACGGTGTAGTGGTGGCGAGTATGGGAGCAGGGCAGTGTCACGGTGTTGTGAGTGTACTGGAGTAGGGCAGTGTCACGGTGTAGTGGTGGTGAGTGCGGGAGCTGGGCATTGTCACGGTGTAGGGGTGGTGAGTGTAGAGGAGCAGGGCAGTGTCACGGTGTAGGGGTGGTGAGTACGGGAGCTGGGCAGTTTCACGGTGTAGTGGTGGTGAGTGCGGGAGCTGGGCAGTGTCACGATGTAGTACTGGTGAGCGTGGGAGCAGGGCAGTGTCACGGTGTAGTGGTGGTGAGTGTGGGAGCTGGGCAGTGTCATGGTGTAGTGGTGGTGAGTGTGAGAGCAGGGCAGTGTCACGGTGTAGTAACGTGTGTACGGCAGCAGGGCAGTGTCATGGTGTAGTAGCGTGTGTACGGGAGctgggcaatgtcacagtgtagtGGTGAGTGCGGGAGCAGGGCAGTGTCACGGTGTAGTGAGTATGGGAGCTGGGCagtgtcacggtgtagtagtgtgtgtatgGGAGCTGGGCAGTGTCACGCTGTAGTACTGGTgagtgcgggatctgggcagtgtcACGGTGTAGTACTGATGAGTGCGGGAGCTGGGCAATGTCACGGTGTAGTGGTGGTAAGTGTAGAGGACCAGGACAGTGTGATGGTGTAGTGGCACCGAGTACGGGAGCAGGGCAGTGTCACGGTTTTGAGAGTGTACTTtagtatggcagtgtcactggtgcCTGTACTGGAGTAGGGCAGTGTCACGGTGTAGTGGTGCTGAGTGCGGGAGCTGGGCATTGTCACGGTGTAGTGGTGGGGAGTGTGGGAGCAGGGCAGTGTCACTGTGTAGTAGCGTGTGTACGGCAGCAGGGCAGTGTCACGGTGTAGTAGCGTGTGTATGggagcagggcagtgtcacagtgtaGTAGTGGTGAGTGCGGGAGCTGGGCAGTGACACAGTGTAATAGCGTGTGTACGGGAACAGGGCAGTGTCACGGTGTAGTGGTGAGTATGGGAGCTGGGCATTGTCACGGTGTAGTGGTGGTGAGTGTAGAGGAGCAGGGCAGTGTCACGGTGTAGTGGTGGTGAGTGTGGGAGCTGGGCAGTGTCACGGTGGAGTGGTGGTGAGTACGTGAGCTGGGCAATGTCACGGTGTAGTGGTGGTAAGTGTAGAGGACCAGGACAGTGTCATGGTGTAGTGGCACCGAGTACGGGAGCTGGGCATTGTCACTGTGTAGTGGCGGTGAGTGTAGAGGAGCAGGGCAGTGTCACGGTGTAGTGGTGGTGAGTGTGAGAGcagggcagtgtcacagtgtaGTAGCGTGTGTACGGCAGCAGGGCAGTGTCATGGTGTAGTAGCGTGTGTACGGGAGctgggcaatgtcacagtgtagtGGTGAGTGCGGGAGCAGGGCAGTGTCACGGTGTAGTGAGTATGGGAGCTGGGcagtgtcatggtgtagtagtgtgtgtatgGGAGCTGGGCAGTGTCACGGTGTAGTACTGGTGAGTGCGGGAGCTGGGCAATATCACGGTGTAGTGGTGGTAAGTGTAAAGGACCAGGACAGTGTCATGGTGTAGTGGCACCGAGTACGGGAGCAGGGCAGTGTCACGGTTTTGAGAGTGTACTTtagtatggcagtgtcactggtgtTCTGGTGCCTGTACTGGAGTAGGGCAGTGTCACGGTGTAGTGGTGCTGAGTGCAGGAGCTGGGCATTGTCACGGTGTAGTGGTGGTGAGTGTGGAAGCAGGGCAGTATCACGGTGTAGTAGCGTGTGTATGGGAGCAGGGCAGTGTCAGTGTAGTAGTGGTGAGTGCGGGAGCTGGGCAGTGACACAGTGTAATAGCGTGTGTACGGGAACAGGGCAGTGTCACGGTGTAGTGGTGGTGAGTATGGGAGCTGGGCAGTGTCACGGTGTAGTGGTGAGTATGGGAGCTGGGCATTGTCACGGTGTAGTGGTGAGTGTAGAGGAGCAGGGCAGTGTCACGGTGTAGTGGTGGTGAGTGTGGGAGCTGGGCAGTGTCACGGTGGAGTGGTGGTGAGTACGTGAGCTGGGCAATGTCACGTTGTAGTGGTGGTAAGTGTAGAGGACCAGGACAGTGTCATGGTGTAGTGGCACCAAGTACGGGAGCTGGGCAGTGTCACGGTGTAGTGGTGGCGAGTATGGGAGCAGGGCAGTGTCACGGTGTTGTGAGTGTACTGGAGTAGGGCAGTGTCACGGTGTAGTGGTGGTGAGTGCGGGAGCTGGGCATTGTCACGGTGTAGGGGTGGTGAGTGTAGAGGAGCAGGGCAGTGTCACGGTGTAGTGGTGGTGAGTACGGGAGGTGGGCAGTTTCACGGTGTAGTGGTGGTGAGTGCGGGAGCCTGGGCAGTGTCATGGTGTAGTACTGGTGAGTGCGGGAGCTGGGCAGTGTCACGGTGTAGTACTGGTGAGTGTAGAGGAGCAGGGCAGTGTCACGGTGGTGTAGCGTGTGTACGGGAGCAGGGCAGTGTCACGGTGTAGTGGTGATGAGTGTGGGAGCTGGGCAGTGTCACGGTGTAGTGGTGGTGAGTATGGGAGCTGGGCATTGTCACTGTGTAGTGGCGGTGAGTGTAGAGGAGCAGGGCagtgtcacggtgtagtagtgtgtgtacgGGAGctgggcaatgtcacagtgtagtGGTGAGTGCAGGAGTAGGGCAGTGTCATGGTGTAGTAGCATGTATACAGGAGCAGGACAGTGTCACAGTGTACGAGTGGCAAGTGTGGTGGTGAGTACGGGAGCTGGGCATTGTCACGGTGTAGTGGTGGTGAGTGTAAAGGAGCAGGGCAGTGTCATCGTGTATTGGCAGTGAGTGCGGGAGTTGTGCAGTGTCACGGTGTAGTACTGGTGAGTGCGGGAGTTGGGCAGTGTTACGGTGTAGTGCTGGTGAGTGCGGGAGCTGGGAAGTGTCATGGTGTAGTGGTGGTGTGCGCGGGAGCTGGGCAGTGTCACGGTGTAGTGGTGGTGAGTACGGGAGCTGGGCAGTGTCACTGTGTAGTGGTGGTGAGTACTGGAGCGGGGCAGTGTCACTGTGTAGTGGTGGTGAGTACTGGAGCGGGGCAGTGTCACGGTGTAGTGGTGGTGAGTACTGGAGCGGGGCAGTGTCACGGTGTAGTGGTGGTGTGTGCGGGAGCTGGGCAATGTCACGGTGTAGTGGGGGTGAGTATGGGAGCTGGGCaatgtcacggtgtagtagtggTGAGTGCGGGAGCTGGGCAGTCTCAATGTGTAGTACTGGTGAGTGCGGGAGCTGGGCAGTGTCACGGTGTAGTGGTGGTGAGTGCGGGAGCAGGGCAGTGTCACGGTGTAGTGGTGGTGAGTACGGGAGCTGGGCAGTGTCACGGTGTAGTACTGGTGAGTGCTGGAGCTGGGCAGTGTCATGGTGTAGTGGTGGTGTGCACGGGAGCTGGGCAGTGTCACGGTGTAGTGGGGGTGAGTACGGGAGCTGGGCaatgtcacggtgtagtagtggtgagtgcgggagctgggcagtgtcacggtgtagtagtgGTGAGTGCGGGAGCTGGGCAGTGTCATTGTGTAGTACTGGTGAGTGCGTGAGCTGGGCAGTGTCACGGTGTAGTGGTGGTGAGTGCGGGAGCAGGGCAGTGTCACGGTGTAGTACTGGTGAGTGCGGGAGATGGGCAGTGTCACAGTGTAATAGCGTGTGACAGGAACAGGGCAATGTCACGATGTAGTGGTGGTGAGTACGGGAGCTGGGCATTGTCACGGTGTAGTGTTGGTGAGTGTAGAGGAGCAGGGCAGTGTAGTGGGGGTGAGTGCGGGAGCCTGGGCAGTGTCATGGTGTAGTACTGGTGAGTGCGGGAGCAGGGCAGTGTCACGGTGTAGTACTGGTGAGTGTAGAGGAGCAGGGCACTGTCACGGTGTAGTAGCGTGTGTACGGGAGCTGGGCAGTGTCACGGTGTAGTGATGGTGAGTGCGGGAGCTGGGCAGTGTCACGGTGTAGGGGTGGTGAGTGCAGGAGCTGGGCAGTGTCATAGTGTAATAGCGTGTGTACGGGAACAGGGCAGTGTCACGGTGTAGTGATGAGTACGGGAGCTGGGCATTGTCACGGTGTGGTGGCGAGTAGAGGAGCAGGGCAGTGTCACGGTGTAGTGGTGGTGAGTACGGGAGCTGGGCATTGTCACGGTGTAGTGGTGGTGAGTGTGGGAGCAGGACAGTGTCACGGTGTAGTAGCGTGTGTACGGGAGCTGGGCAGTGTCACGGTGTAGTAGCGTGTGTATGggagcagggcagtgtcacagtgtaGTGGTGGCGAGTGCGGGAGCTGGGCAGTGTCACGGTGTAGGGGTGGTGAGTGCAGGAGCTGGGCAGTGTAATAGCGTGTGTACGGGAACAGGGCAGTGTCACGGTGTAGTGGTGGTGAGTACGGGAGCTGGGCATTGTCACGGTGTGGTGGTGAGTAGAGGAGCAGGGCAGTGTCACGGTGTAGTGGTGGTGAGTACGGGAGCTGGGCATTGTCACGGTGTAGTGGTGGTGAGTGGGAGCAGGACAGTGTCACGGTGTAGTAGCGTGTGTACGGGAGCTGGGCAGTGTCACGGTGTAGTAGCGTGTGTATGggagcagggcagtgtcacagtgtaGTGGTGGCGAGTGCGGGAGCTGGGCAGTGTCACGGTGTAGGGGTGGTGAGTGCA
Protein-coding regions in this window:
- the LOC134945770 gene encoding dual specificity protein phosphatase 14-like — protein: MPLLLPTMNFRSHRLLRRTPPPPAISTKQTAVGGTSSSTGLSGLGSIAQISPCLYLSSGNAAGSRQLVYARNVTCIVNATLEIPNSNWPDVDYVKVPVPDLPHAPLALYFDSVADRIHQNGKRNGRTLVHCVAGVSRSATLCIAYLMKYHRLSLLDAHQWVKTRRPVVRPNAGFWQQLIQYEKKLFGKNTVRLVPSPLGLIPDIYERETRNLIPVWGFR